Below is a genomic region from Raphanus sativus cultivar WK10039 chromosome 4, ASM80110v3, whole genome shotgun sequence.
ATCAATTCGTTAAAAAGGTGAAGATACATCTCCACGTCCTTCTCTGTAATGGTAGATCTTCCAGGGTTGGACTCTATTGGCTAAACATGTAATTTTTTCATAGATTCCAATTATAATCGTCCTCAAAGCTATGGGAATGGAGAGCGACCAAGAGATCGTACAAATGGTTGGAAGGGATCCCCGTTTTAGCGCATCACTACTGCCTTCTATGGAGGCAAGTATTATAACCACCTGCTTTTTTCTTCTATGTCACTTTATTCAACCTGTGGCTCTGATGAACCTTGATCTGTAAAGCTTCATATTTATCCATCAAAAGGCTTATCTAATTTCAGGAGTGTATTAGTGAAGGCGTGACTACGCGACAAGAAGCACTGGACTATCTTGAGGCAAAGGTGCAGTGATTTATTCCTCTTAGAGAGTGATTTGAAAGTCTTCTTATTCAATGATTCACATATGTCTACTTAAAAaacctagaaaaaaaaaagatatcactGCCCTGTTGAAAAAGAGCTCTTTCTAGTGTTACAAGGACCTTAGCTCGTCTCTGTCGCTACTGAAAAGAAATCTGCAGACTTTATGTTCTTATAGAGTTGCATCCACTCAGTTTGTGATGTAACGAGTGAAATAAACACCCCATTGAAGAAAAGAGTAGACTATCCTTTAACAGTAGTTTCTGATTTTTGTCAATTTGCGGCAAGACTGActgacatattttttttattaatttctgTAGGTGAAGAAATCATCGTATGGACCTCCTGAAAAGGTTTTTAATCCGCTACTAAACTCCTTGTTCAACTTCAGACAGATGGATAATATGcctttgttcaaaaaaaaaaagaaagctttCTTGCTTAGTAAAAAAATTCACATTGTATTATTTACATGATGTGCTAGGATGGCAAAGCTCTATACATTCTCAGAGCTTTATTCCTTGCACACGTACCTGTAAGTATCCCAACTTCTTTTGgttcttaaaattttagtatttgcttacTGATTGCTGTAATCCCCTTTAGGTGCGTGACAACAATTATCGCCAAAAATGTTTCTATGTTGGGGTGATGTTGAGGCGAATGATTGAAGCCATGTTAAACAAAGATTCCATGGATGACAAGGTAATACCATAACCCTTATATCTGCAAAGGTTCTTTTCTGTACATGTGGAATATTTTTGTATTCTGGCTATTTACTTTTAGGATTAGATTACCTAAAGCTGACAAATTTAAAACAGGGAGGGACATACTGAAATAGCTTACAAAATGTCAGTAAATAATTTTACTTACTTGATCATGATGGCTGACTTGTTAATCTACCATTTGAGAATGAACTAAGGATGATCTGGAGACAAGTCGTATTATAACCCGAACCCGACAATTCATATTGCTTGTATATATGTTCTTAAATGTGTCTTCATGTAGGATTATGTTGGTAACAAGCGGTTGGAGTTATCTGGACAATTAATATCTCTTCTCTTTGAGGTATCACTGGAACTTATCACCAGACGCAGAATTTTCTTGTGTGTGTACTCTAGTCCTTACCTATGGTTTTCCTCCTTAACGCTGCTACAGGATTTGTTTAAAACAATGACCACTGAGGCCATTAAAAAAGTAGATGGTATCCTTCAAAAACCTACCCGGGCAAGCCGTTTTGATTTTTCACAAGTAAGTGTAGAACTATACTGCCTTGCTAGTTCATGTCTTGCTTTAGCTATGAACTGGTCCTCTTTCATAGTACTGAATTAAGTAAAACGTATTGCTGTTTTCAGTAGGCTCATAATGGGTTGTTATTAGCTAGGTGTTAATGCTATTATGTCGATTGGCGATTGCTTTATCAACTTAATCCCCCTTATGTATTCCGCTACTACTTGAATTGCTACAATTAGGATATTTACCGTTATGTATAGCTTTTGGCCTAGAACATGGATGGAatcaatttttagaaataattacTTTAATGAAACAAACTGATCGTACAACTTCAATTTCTTTTGTGATGTGCTTGTAGTGTCTTACTGGAGAGAAGAATCATAATATTTCTTTTGGACTAGAAAGAACCCTTTCAACGGGGAACTTCGATATTAAAAGGTTTAGAATGCATAGGAAGGGCATGACACAGGTCAGTCTCACTCTCTCTACACACATCTGCATGTATGTTTCTAGCCTCATTCAGGCGACAGTGTTCTTAAAGAAATCTTTTGATATATAGGTTTTAACAAGGTTATCTTTTATTGGGAGCATGGGGTTTATTACGAAAATTTCGCCACAATTCGAAAAGTCTAGAAAAGTTAGTGGGCCTAGATCTTTGCAACCCAGCCAGGTAATGATGCTGTCTTTATAAGCCTATGTGAATTACTGCTTCTCTTTGAACATTCATTTAGTTTGATCTTTTGCATTGTGATTGCTCTATAAGTGGGGCATGCTCTGCCCATGTGATACCCCAGAAGGCGAAGCTTGTGGTCTTGTCAAGAACTTGGCGTTAATGACTCATGTCACAACGGATATAGAGGAAGGCCCATTGGTTGCTATGGTATGTGGTTGTTATTTTATCAACTTTTAAGTCAATTTACTCACATTAATGGCCTTTCCTATGGCTTTGAGAGTGATACCTCCGGAATCACTATACCCTTCTCATTAACTTTGGCTAGTCATCTGGTTTTGAATCCTTATGTTTTGATGGATTTTCCGGAAACAGTGCTACAAATTGGGTGTCACAGATCTGGAGGTACTATCAGCAGAGGAGCTGCATACTCCAGACTCATTTTTGGTCATATTCAATGGGCTAATAATTGGCAAACATAGAAGGCCGCAGGTACCTTTTTCTACAAATACACGGATCTGCACTGGGCACTATACACATCTTTGCACCTCTTCACTAGCTTCTATTGTTTCAGTACTTCGCCAATTCTCTTAGAAGACTGCGTAGAGCTGGGAAAATTGGGGAGTTTGTCAGTGTGTTCATAAATGAAAAGCAGGTATCTCCTCcagttctctttttttttttggtaatccaAGTATTTCAAATGCACGTTATAGCTTGTGTCCATTCGCCCATTAAGCATAACCCAATCGACAGCTGTGTTCGTGTGGTTAAATATTGGAATTAAGATTAAGAATTCTGAATTAAAGTTAGACTCAGGAAGCTACATGAATTTATTTGTAGTCTCTTCAGCAGCCCTCCTTTGAGTGATTTTAAGCGTAGAAATACAGTTGAGGAGTGGTGATCTCATTTAGAATACTACAAATTCAAACATTGTTGTTAATAAGGAAACGATTAATCCCTAAATGTCTGCCAAGTTTTTCTCTTGGTACACAAATGTTCGCTGGGACTGACTCCGTAGAATTTCTTTTTATCAGCATTGTGTTTACGTTGCTTCTGATGGTGGCCGGGTGTGTCGACCACTTGTTATAGTTGATAATGGAGTATCAAGAGTTAAACAATACCATATGAAGGAATTACAGGTACATGTGTTTTACTCTCCCAGATTCATGCATACTTGTCTTAGTGGTATAAGTTAAAGACATCGGTTGACTAATGTGTATTTCCTTGAAGGATGGTGTACGCACTTTTGATGACTTTATTCGTGAAGGTTTGATCGAGTATCTTGATGTCAATGAGGAAAACAATGCATTGGTTCGTGCCAGTCTTTGTTTTTTCTAGATGTATTATATTGTATTGCACCATATGCAGTCGAAAATCATCACTGTTCCTTTCTTTGTTTTTAGATTGCTTTATACGAAGGTAGCCCCAAGGAAATGAAAGACACAACCCACATTGAGATTGAACCATTCACCATCTTAGGTGTCGTTGCTGGTCTTATCCCCTACCCTCACCATAATCAATCACCTAGAAATACGTATCAGGTTTGTGTGTCATGACATTCTGATACGTATTTTGCAGCATAAGATATGCTGCATATTCTGTTGGTTTGCATCGCGTTAATAGTCCTGTTACATTGCGTGCAGTGTGCTATGGGAAAACAAGCTATGGGAAATATTGCCTACAACCAGGCATGTCCATTTATACTCTCCATATCATTTCTTTGAGGCAAAGCTTACTGCTTCCCAGTTTTGTCGACTTAATTAGAACAATTGTTGCTTGTTTTTGTACTAATGTTTTGCTTAATTAAGTTGGTTATGTAAAGTCCAAGTACTTTAAAGCCTCTGTCTTCTCCCTTGCATCATGTTCTATTATATCTTGCTTTATCTCAGCCACTGACTTTGCCTTCTACAATCTGTGTATATATAGTTAAACCGGATGGACTCATTGCTTTACCTATTGGTGTATCCTCAGCgacccctgttgaccacaagGACCATTGAATTGGTAAAAAGTGTATTTGCCCTAATATGAAAGGATTTATAGTTTTGTACTAATACAAAATATGCTTGTTAACAGGTTGGCTACGATAAACTTGGAGCAGGTCAAAATGCAACAGTTGCTGTTATGAGTAATACTGGATACGACATTGAGGATGCAATAGTGATGAACAAAGCTTCCTTGGATCGTGGTTTTGGCCGCTGCATTGTTATGAAAAAGTATGTTGGATTTCTCTTTGAGGCAAAAGTCGGTTCCCTTTAGATAGAGTCTCGTACACTAACTATTATTACTTCTCACGTTTGTGAAACAGACTTGTTGCTACTTGCCAGAAGTATGGTAACGATGCAGTAGACAGAATACTCAGGCCACAAAGGACAGGTCCAGATGCTGAAAAGATGCAGGTAATACATATTTCCTGCATGTGTCCTCAATGCTACCTCTCTTGCAGACATATCCTAGGACTTGTCATTCAAATTCAAAGATTTGGCCATTTAGAGAATTAGTTTTCTCGCAAATTCTTTTCTTAACGGATATTTTAGATGCTGTGAAAATAGTCCTAGGTAATCAATCCCTTGAGTACATAATACATATCCCCATTTCTGATTGGAGTGAGCAAACACAATATTACTGTTgcttttttaaaattgtttcgTTATTTCTCAGAACAGAGACTTCATTAGCAAAATTTTGACCTGGCATAAACTCTACAAGATGTTCTTATAACATTCCTATTCCGTGCTTTCCCTCTGCTAAAACATGGTAGATATGTTTTCATGGTGACTGTTGTTTTCTCCTTTAGATACTGGATGATGATGGAATCGCTTCTCCAGGGGAAATTATTAGACCGAATGATGTCTATATAAATAAGCAAGTCCCTGTGGATACAAGAAATAACGTTACATCTCAGCAATCGGATAGGTATCCCACTAACTTTTCCCCACATGATCATGATTGTTTTTATAACTCTAAAGGCAACCTGACAATATTTTGTGCAATTTTCAGTCAATATCGTCCAGCCAGAGAGTATTTTAAAGGTCCTGATGGGGAAACGCAAGTGGTAGATAGAGTTGCTCTGTGTTCTGACAAGAACGGCAATTTATGCATAAAATATATCATTCGCCATACTCGTCGGCCAGAGGTGAGAAATTTTATGTTCAGTACTGTTTTCTTTCTAGCCCTAAACGGCTAAGGCGTCATGTTCTACAGTGTTAATTGAGTCTTGGTGTGCTCTTGTTTAGCTTGGAGACAAGTTCAGCAGTAGGCATGGGCAGAAAGGTGTATGTGGTACAATCGTTCAGCAGGAAGATTTTCCATTTTCTGAGCGTGGAATTTGCCCTGATTTGATCATGAATCCTCATGGTTTTCCAAGGTTAGCAAATATTCTTTATAGCCCCAACTATTAAGTAATTTTCATGGTACCAAACAAGCTAAGTGTTACTATCAGTTGGGACAAATTTGTTTTCTATGTTGGTACGCAACTTCGAACGTTTATGTTAAATCCCTTTAATTCAAAAGCTTGAAGTGTCATTTGAAGTTTTAGATTACTTGAGATCTGTATTATAACTGGCGAGTTTATAAAAACGCTATTCTTGTCACAGTCGTATGACAGTAGGTAAGATGATAGAGCTCCTTGGAAGTAAGGCTGGGGTGTCTTCGGGTAAATATCATTATGGTAGTGCTTTTGGAGAACAAAGTGGTCACGCTGACAAGGTTGAGGATATAAGGTACAGTTTCTTATATATGATGCTTCTTCTAGTGTGCTGAAACTTTTGTTTTGGCATTTAATGTCGTCATATGTTCCATCATTTCAGTAAGACCCTTGTGAAGCATGGCTTTTCCTACAGTGGGAAGGACTTGTTATACTCAGGTACTGCTTTTCTTCACAACATTTCAGAATGTGCAATAATGTTAGAACCCATTTAGTGTCGGTTATTATATtctttgaataaaaaaaagtcGCTTAGATTCATTGAAATTGAACAAAGAAAAATGAGATCCAAACTTCTTACTCCAAAGCCATATAGGGTTCATGATTCTTTCTTTGTACATCATACCTGACGATCTTGAGAGTCCCTCACAGGTCTCAGTGGTGAGCCATTACAGACATACGTCTTTATGGGGCCAATATATTACCAGAAATTGAAACATATGGTGAGGTTCCTCTATAACCTATTTAAACATAGATGTTTGGTTTCTCGGAAAAATAACATTGTATATCTACCTTTTTGTACTTATGCTGAATAGGTTCTGGACAAAATGCATGCACGAGGGAGTGGACCCCGTGTGATGATGACAAGACAGCCAACTGAAGGGAAATCTAAAAATGGAGGTAAGTTGATATGTGACTATGGTTAGATAGATTTCcatttaataattagttttgaaGTTTTCCTGTTTTGTATGTTCACTCTGGATTTAACCATGAGTTGTTGTTTTCTCAATTTTATCACTAATGCTGTCACAGGTTTACGAGTGGGAGAGATGGAACGAGATTGCCTTATTGCTTATGGAGCCAGCATGTTGATCTATGAGCGCCTCATGCTTTCTAGTGATCCTTTTGAAGTTCAGGTAAATATTATTATTCCAACATTGTATGaaagattaatatatttgtggATAAACTaacaaacaattttaaaatgcaGGTTTGCAGAGCTTGCGGTTTATTGGGATATTACGATTACAAGCTGAAGAAAGCAGTTTGTTCAACATGTAAGAATGGTGATAGCATTGCTACTATGAAACTCCCTTACGCATGCAAGCTCCTCTTCCAGGTAAAACTACCTTTTTGATCTCTGTTTTTGCCTGTCAAACTGAAGCTCTCTACTTAGTCCAGATTCGTAAATGATAAGATGATTTTGAACCTTCGATGCAATTTCTAACTGAAATTAGTAAAGAAGCTTGTATGGTGTTTTCAGTTTTACTCACTCATAAAGCTACTCTTTACAGTTTTCTTCATGCTTGTTTCGGTTGTCTgaactctttttctctctgcTTTATACATGGTTACAGGAACTCCAGTCGATGAATGTTGTTCCCCGTCTGAAACTCGTGGAGTCTTGATCTCAGGGGAACGTTGTCAAAAACTCTGAAGAAggttttacttttataataatatcgTTGGCTTTTGATATTCTAATGTCCACCTCTGAGGTTGGATCATATTAATTTAAACATTCTGCAATTTTGTTCTCCTTTTTGGATGTCAGATGTTTTGTTCTCACTGTTTCTGAaactttgaaataaataaatcacaGTACAATCTTCTTTGTTACTCTATAAACATTGTTTTCATCATGACAAGACGACCTTAAAGAATTATACAGGTTTAATACCCAAGTCCTGAGGTTAGATGACATTAGATGATTAATGAACCAAGAAACACATGTTTCGTTTTCTATGTTTCTGAAAACATTTGTCTTCATCAAAGATAACACAACCTTTGAACATATAAACGAAAGGAAAAAGGATTTTGGTGCAAAATATATAGAGAAGCGATCACACGCATAGTAAGTTGTGATATCTAATTACAAATCAAACCTCTTCAAATACAAGTATCTTTAGATTTCCACAGAGCGGAAACATCTTGATATACAATGCAAAGCAAAGCGACAACGTTAAGACAAGAAGAAAACACATAAAGAGACTGGATGTTTCCTTTCTACAGTGACTAACCAAGAGAGAGAGCTCTCTTAAGCACAACATGATGAACTACTCACTGCAGTAGCTGCTGGCCCGCTTGGGAGAACCATTCCTGCTGGGTTTTCTGCTGGCTGTACACGTGGTAGCCTTTTTGCTGCAACGGTATAAAGGGAACTTAGTCAAAAGCAATATAATTTGTTTCGAGTGTAAGAATGACTCACCGATTTCGTAGAAGATGTCTTTGACATTTGTTGCAGTCTTAGCAGAGGTTTCCATGAAGAAAAGGCTGTTCTCTTGTGCGTACGTCTCTGCCTCCTGCAAAATGAGACACATGATATATTACTATCATTAGCAATTAACAACACAAGTCGAATCTCTGTTCCAAAGTGTGTATTAGCACTTTAACAGGAGTGAGTGGAAGAGTTGGTATACCTCGGCAGACACTTTCCTTGCATCCAATAAATCAGCTTTGTTTCCAGCAAGAGCCATCACCATATTAGGGTTACCTATTGACACAAGAAGAAGATATATAAAGTCAAAGCCCCATTATAGCAAACACGCCTCCCCAACTATACTATATGAAAACAATAGACCATAGTCAGCGATAATCTTACCTTGTGCCTGAAGTTCCTGAACCCATTTCTTAGCCCTCTCAAATGAGGCCtgtgaaaatagaaaaaaagttaaaaaaaaaaaaaagaagagttaaAAGCACACCTAAAGAAGCACAAGGCTGAATAGTGTGAAAGGGAATGAGAGAATAATAGGGTAGTTACTTGATTAGTGATGTCAAAGACAATAATGGCAGCAGCAGCACCCCGGTAGTACATAGGAGCCAAGCTATGGTAACGTTCCTGACCAGCAGTATCCCAAATCTCAAACTTGACAGTTGCATCATTGACAGCCAATGTTTGAGAGAAGAAGGCTGCACCTATCGTTGATTCCTGTTCACAACAACATGTATCAAGAATCTCTctagaaaagaagaaaagactAATAATGGGGAGAGAATGTAGAGAAACCTGGAATTCAACAAACTGATCTTTGACGAATCGAAGCACAAGACTTGATTTTCCAGCTCCAACATCCCCAAGCAATACCTGAACAACTTAACCAAGTTTAAACccactaaaacaaaaataaataaaataaaggaatGAAACACAGATCAACGATCCAGTCAAACTAGTTAAGATCATTCCACGCAAACAAAGCTACCAGATCGTGAAAAGATACAACCTTTACACTAAACCCTAAGCTTAATACTACTGATAAAACATGCAATCTGAGATCGGAACAAGACGAATTTCCCAAATCGGATATCAACGATCCAATCAAACTTGTCCAGAGTCAAAATCACGATCCGatgataaaaatgaaaaaggagAGCAGAAAGAATCAGGACACTAACCAATTTGGCGTTGATGTTCTTGTTTCCTCCAGCGGTGGTCATGATTGTTGATCTGTGAAGCTCCGGAAATCCTCTGATCAACGAGAGATCGCAGATGAGAGATACGCGTTGACAATTCGAAAGCCGGAGAAGAGAGAGCCAAGAAGCTTTGACAACACACAACCGattcctctttctctctctctctctggggCTCTTGATGACGATAGCAAAAAAGCAGCAGACGAGAAAACAATAGGACAAATATCATACGGCTAACTGGCGTAATAGCCATGTTTCGGTGATAAATTAGGGAAGTAGacatgattttgacataatttatTCCGGTTATATCCCTCTAAAAAACAGGTTACCGGTTTCAACACATAAAGCAAACAACGTGGTGAATCTCTATCTCATATTAACAACGACATAATTTAGGAAATGCGTCACAAAACTTTATTCAAAATCAAaggaaatgaagaaaaagatgCAGAAAGAAGAGTAAATAACTATTGTAAGTATAAAAAAACAGCGTTAAACAAACGGAAAAATCAAAATTGTAGTTCCATACTATGTATATTAGATagaatagtataaatataaatgtagtTCCAATTGAAAGATACAAATGTAGTATAAATACAAATGTAGTTCCTATcaactaatcactaaaccccATCCCAACATTtgaatagtgaactttaaactAAACCCTATCAACTAAACATTAAACCCTACACGGAATTATAAACATTAGTCCAATGTTAACCATAATCTTCTATAAGATTAGTAAGATGCATTACCATTCTACATGAGGCATATAGAACAGAAAATGTGAAAATGTAGttgaattttatatatcatcTTAACATATTTCTCAAATGTTGATATGGTTATGCCTTCATGAAAGGTGGTAATGTTTGCTCTAATGTCAACTCCAATTGtacataaactaaatcctattAACTATCACTAAACCCTACAtgaaaatataaaccctaatccgCGGTTAACCTAAATCTTCATAAACTAAATTCTAGCCACTAATTATTACACCCTACATGgaattataaaccctaatccaatgTCAACCCcaatcttttataaattaaataccCAAATTTCAAATTATCAGTAAGATGCATTTAAATTTTACATGCGCATATAGAATAGAAAAGGTGACAAATgatatagtaaaaaaattatattccatTTACGTTCAACATATTGTTCCTCTttacaaaatcatatacacactaatataaacacatatatacactGATATAAAACGCATATCAAtagaacatgaaacaacaataAACAAGATTGAACTTTCTTTTCAAGaatcaaactaaaataataaaatagccAAATTTGAAAGAAAGGCATTATGTTCCATTTCATAAGATAGTATAGAAACACGTTCACTGTTCATCTTCTGCCTCGTCTTCGAACCTAAAACCGGAAATTTACAGGTTTTCACGTTTCGTCTTCACTCAATGAAAAATCTTGGATTGAGAAGATGGATGCATGGAACAGGGTGATGCTCCTCACCCGTGTGATATATATGGAGGCGAATCGGCTCGCGTGATGATCTTCACCACCTCGACGGTAACTGCAGCGACTGTTTCAAAAGCAGAGTGGTTGGGATTTTGGGAAAAGTTTTCAGAtcacaaaatattttcagaacTCAGATGGTAGTGACGATGTCGATCTAATCTGTAAAGAATTACAAAGAAGGGATATGTGGATGTTGAATTGCCACAAATTATATCACACTGtaataatagttattttttatcTTCAGGTTTCACCGGTCAAAAGAAAGAGTAATACAGTattaatatgtatatgtaaCAGAGTGTATAGATTTGTTAGGTAAAATAGTTAGTCTGTCAATTATGGTTTTTTCATACCCCAATTTCACAATATTATATAGCTCGTGAATGGGACCGCCATGTCAACCAAAGAAGCTCCGACGACAAAGCTCTGAAGacaagaagcaaaagaagaaaCACCGGCTCACCACGCATTCCCTCAACGGCACGATTCTCGCTGCTCAAACCCCAACTCAAAACAAACGAAAGGACTCTTTCCAACAAACTCAGGAACCCTCACTACTTTCTCACCGCTACTGACAACCATGGAGGACAGAAGACTATCGGCGGCGGAAAAAGGAAAATCGGTGGTTTCGGAACCTTATCAAGCTCCTCGCAAAGCTCGAGTCAGGGTTCCAGAACCAGAAAACCATTTCTTGCTACAGAAACATTCTCTTACCCTAATCGGACGGGTCACTAATCCCTCCACGCAGAAGATATGGTCGCTCTTGCCTTTCTTTGCTGAGAAGTGGGCCACTGAAACCCGCCCTATAGGATCTGATTTGGGACAAGGAATGTTCCAGTTTCAGTTTGAGAAGGAAGAAGACCTGCTCACCGTTCTCGCCAAGCGTCCTTACCAGTACGCAAGATGGATGGTAATAGTAGAAAGATGGAACCCTACGATGGCCCCTGACTTTCCATCCCTCATTCCATTTTGGATTAAAGTCCAAGGAATTCATGTCCATCTATGGACAGAGACAACCATCAAAACCATTGGAGAAGACATAGGAATCTACGAGGAGGCAGAGATAACCTCACTTAGCGCTCGTATGCGAGTGCAGATCAACGGGAGACTTCCCCTCATCACGAGTACAATAGTTGAATTCCCACGTGGAGAAGTCACTGCAACCTTGGTGTATGAACAAATTGGAAAACATTGCTCTTACTGCTACCGTCTAGACCATGAACCCAGAGACTGCCTCAAGGCAAAAGCAGAGAAAAGAGCAGCTCTTGCTATCGAAGAAAATGACAAGGAGGAGTTCTCCTACCGTTCAAGAGAACATACCTCAAAGGAGAGACGAGGAGATCCACCTTATGGCAAAGCGCCACCAGCTCACCAACGATATACATCTAGAGCGTCACCATACAGTCGCCCCAACGCCTATGAAGGGAACCGCCAACAGCCTAATAACAATCGTTCTGAATCGAGAAGCTACAGGGAAGACTACGCAAGACGCTCAGAAGACAGAAATTATCAACAAAGAAAGGCCCGAGAGCACCACTCTTTGGACAGAGAGAGGTCTTCACATACCTCTGCTTTCAGGGAGGACCATCGCCAACCACCCCCTGCAGCCAGATATCCCTCTAGAGAAAGGGGACTCCCGATCTCTAGAGAAGAAAAGGAGGACTCTAATGCATCCAAGAGAGCAACCCACAATGTTGAGAAGGGGATTCCCTTACAGACAACAGGGGAAAATTTACCAAGAGAAGCTTTGGATGAAGCTAGAGGCGAAGTACACGAATTCATGCGCCAATACTCATCTGTGGCAGACCCAACAGAAAGTGCAGTTAGAAAGGAACGTTACAGATTGTCAGAGGAGCTCGGAGAGATAGAGGAAACGGCTGCACAAATGGTCAGGGCACGACTGGAATCTCAGGAGCTTCCATTTCAAGCTGACGTTACTAAAGAAACCCCCCAACGAGTCCCGGCTTTACTGAGGCTAGGACCATCTCTGCCACCAACACAGGAACCTCCGAAC
It encodes:
- the LOC108855692 gene encoding DNA-directed RNA polymerase III subunit 2, coding for MGLSHEDLDLTNDDHFVDKQKLSAPIKSTADKFQLVPEFLKVRGLVKQHLDSFNYFINIGIKKIVRANSRITSTLDPTIYLRFKDIRVGEPCIVNISMTEKINPHMCRLADMTYAAPIIVDIEYVHGSHGQTTISAKNDVTIGRMPIMLRSCRCVLHGKDEEELARLGECPLDPGGYFVIKGTEKVLLIQEQLSKNRIIIDCDKKGNINASVTSSTEMTKSKTVIQMEKEKIYLFLHQFVKKIPIIIVLKAMGMESDQEIVQMVGRDPRFSASLLPSMEECISEGVTTRQEALDYLEAKVKKSSYGPPEKDGKALYILRALFLAHVPVRDNNYRQKCFYVGVMLRRMIEAMLNKDSMDDKDYVGNKRLELSGQLISLLFEDLFKTMTTEAIKKVDGILQKPTRASRFDFSQCLTGEKNHNISFGLERTLSTGNFDIKRFRMHRKGMTQVLTRLSFIGSMGFITKISPQFEKSRKVSGPRSLQPSQWGMLCPCDTPEGEACGLVKNLALMTHVTTDIEEGPLVAMCYKLGVTDLEVLSAEELHTPDSFLVIFNGLIIGKHRRPQYFANSLRRLRRAGKIGEFVSVFINEKQHCVYVASDGGRVCRPLVIVDNGVSRVKQYHMKELQDGVRTFDDFIREGLIEYLDVNEENNALIALYEGSPKEMKDTTHIEIEPFTILGVVAGLIPYPHHNQSPRNTYQCAMGKQAMGNIAYNQLNRMDSLLYLLVYPQRPLLTTRTIELVGYDKLGAGQNATVAVMSNTGYDIEDAIVMNKASLDRGFGRCIVMKKLVATCQKYGNDAVDRILRPQRTGPDAEKMQILDDDGIASPGEIIRPNDVYINKQVPVDTRNNVTSQQSDSQYRPAREYFKGPDGETQVVDRVALCSDKNGNLCIKYIIRHTRRPELGDKFSSRHGQKGVCGTIVQQEDFPFSERGICPDLIMNPHGFPSRMTVGKMIELLGSKAGVSSGKYHYGSAFGEQSGHADKVEDISKTLVKHGFSYSGKDLLYSGLSGEPLQTYVFMGPIYYQKLKHMVLDKMHARGSGPRVMMTRQPTEGKSKNGGLRVGEMERDCLIAYGASMLIYERLMLSSDPFEVQVCRACGLLGYYDYKLKKAVCSTCKNGDSIATMKLPYACKLLFQELQSMNVVPRLKLVES
- the LOC108849014 gene encoding ras-related protein RABF2a isoform X1, encoding MTTAGGNKNINAKLVLLGDVGAGKSSLVLRFVKDQFVEFQESTIGAAFFSQTLAVNDATVKFEIWDTAGQERYHSLAPMYYRGAAAAIIVFDITNQASFERAKKWVQELQAQGNPNMVMALAGNKADLLDARKVSAEEAETYAQENSLFFMETSAKTATNVKDIFYEIAKRLPRVQPAENPAGMVLPSGPAATAVSSSSCCA
- the LOC108849014 gene encoding ras-related protein RABF2a isoform X2, yielding MTTAGGNKNINAKLVLLGDVGAGKSSLVLRFVKDQFVEFQESTIGAAFFSQTLAVNDATVKFEIWDTAGQERYHSLAPMYYRGAAAAIIVFDITNQASFERAKKWVQELQAQGNPNMVMALAGNKADLLDARKVSAEEAETYAQENSLFFMETSAKTATNVKDIFYEIVPFIPLQQKGYHVYSQQKTQQEWFSQAGQQLLQ